The following are encoded in a window of Massilia sp. R2A-15 genomic DNA:
- a CDS encoding 3-(methylthio)propionyl-CoA ligase produces the protein MTSYPKSPVMGQMMDQPLLVSSIIEFAARHYGHVEIVSRRVEGDLHRYTYRDCHQRARRAAHALKGLGVQMGQRVATLAWNGYRHMELYYAVSGMGAVLHTINPRLHPEQIAYIANHAEDQYLFFDLTFLPLIEAVAAQCKTVQAFVLMAGRDRMPTETKIPNLLCYEDLIASSSDDFAWPQFDENSAASLCYTSGTTGNPKGALYSHRSTVLHSYGSAMPNALNVSAADTVLPVVPMFHVNAWGLPYSVLLSGAKMVFPGAALDGKSLYELFESEGVTFSAGVPTVWLGLVNYVLQNDLKFSTFRRTVIGGSACPPAMMDTLIDKLGVEVIHAWGMTEMSPLGTAGGLQAKHLALPKDEQRKILQKQGHAIYGVDMKIVNDDGEELPWDGSTYGHLLVKGPWIISGYFKNEGGDVLQDGWFPTGDVATIDADGYMQITDRSKDVIKSGGEWIGTIDLENIAMAHPAVLQAACIGIAHPKWDERPLLLVVKRPGQEVTREEMLQFFAGKIAKFWMPDDVAFIEALPMGATGKIQKNKLREQYRDYKLPNT, from the coding sequence ACTGCCACCAGCGCGCGCGCCGCGCCGCCCACGCCTTGAAGGGCCTGGGCGTGCAGATGGGCCAGCGGGTGGCCACGCTGGCGTGGAACGGCTACCGCCACATGGAGCTGTACTACGCCGTGTCGGGGATGGGCGCGGTCCTCCACACCATCAACCCGCGCCTGCACCCGGAGCAGATCGCCTACATCGCCAACCACGCCGAGGACCAGTACCTGTTTTTCGACCTGACCTTCCTGCCCTTGATCGAGGCGGTGGCCGCGCAGTGCAAGACCGTCCAGGCTTTCGTGCTAATGGCTGGCCGCGACCGGATGCCGACGGAAACGAAAATCCCCAACCTCCTGTGCTACGAAGACCTGATCGCCAGCAGTTCCGACGATTTTGCGTGGCCGCAGTTCGACGAGAATTCCGCCGCGTCGCTGTGCTACACCTCGGGCACCACCGGCAATCCGAAAGGCGCGCTGTATTCGCACCGCTCCACCGTACTGCACTCGTACGGTTCGGCGATGCCCAATGCGCTCAACGTGTCGGCCGCCGACACCGTGCTGCCGGTCGTTCCGATGTTCCACGTGAACGCGTGGGGACTGCCGTATTCTGTGCTGCTGTCGGGCGCGAAGATGGTGTTCCCGGGCGCCGCGCTGGACGGCAAGTCGCTCTATGAGCTGTTCGAATCGGAAGGCGTGACCTTCTCGGCCGGCGTGCCGACGGTCTGGCTCGGGCTGGTCAACTACGTGCTGCAGAACGATTTGAAGTTCTCCACCTTCCGCCGCACCGTCATCGGCGGCTCGGCCTGTCCGCCGGCGATGATGGATACGCTGATCGACAAGCTGGGCGTGGAGGTGATCCACGCCTGGGGCATGACCGAGATGTCCCCGCTCGGCACCGCGGGCGGTCTGCAGGCGAAGCACCTGGCGCTGCCGAAGGACGAACAGCGCAAGATCTTGCAGAAGCAGGGCCACGCGATCTACGGCGTGGACATGAAGATCGTCAACGATGACGGCGAGGAGCTTCCGTGGGACGGCAGCACCTACGGCCACTTGCTGGTCAAGGGCCCGTGGATCATCTCGGGCTACTTCAAGAATGAGGGCGGCGACGTGCTGCAGGACGGCTGGTTCCCGACCGGCGACGTGGCGACGATCGACGCCGACGGCTACATGCAGATCACCGACCGCAGCAAGGACGTGATCAAGTCTGGCGGCGAGTGGATCGGCACGATCGACCTCGAGAACATCGCGATGGCGCATCCGGCAGTGCTGCAGGCGGCGTGCATCGGCATCGCGCATCCGAAATGGGACGAGCGCCCGCTGCTGCTGGTCGTCAAGCGGCCGGGCCAGGAAGTCACGCGCGAGGAGATGCTGCAATTCTTCGCAGGGAAGATCGCGAAATTCTGGATGCCGGACGACGTGGCCTTCATCGAGGCCTTGCCGATGGGCGCTACGGGCAAGATCCAGAAGAACAAGCTGCGCGAGCAGTACCGCGACTACAAGCTGCCGAACACCTGA
- a CDS encoding branched-chain amino acid ABC transporter substrate-binding protein, whose amino-acid sequence MKTLAAAVTFALIAPFAHADTVKIAFIDPLSGPFAPVGQNQLHSFQTMAELANKEKWAGEHKIEVVGFDNKASPQESLTQLKAVIDQGYRYITQGNGSGVGLALLDAVNKHNERNPGKEVVFLNYAAIDPDMTNSKCSFWHFRFDANSDMKMEALTSYMAPNKDIKSVYIIGQNYAFGQAVSRAAKDYLKRKRPDIKIAGDDLHPIAQVKDFSPYIAKIKASGADTVVTGNWGADLALLIRAAKDADLKANFYTYYGATTGVPTAMGAAGAEHVKIVGNWMANNEALKGREIVEAYRKKYNDDFYTAQTHSSIGMLSQAIKAAKSTDPVKVAFAMEGARFNSLNGEVMMNKADHQLQQPLYIGTWTKVNGKDVKFDQENTGYGWKMDKKIDAYMAGQPTSCQMKRPGA is encoded by the coding sequence ATGAAAACTTTGGCAGCCGCAGTGACCTTCGCACTCATCGCGCCGTTCGCGCACGCGGACACGGTGAAGATCGCGTTCATCGACCCGCTGTCCGGGCCCTTCGCGCCGGTCGGGCAAAACCAGCTGCACAGCTTCCAGACGATGGCCGAACTGGCCAACAAGGAAAAGTGGGCAGGCGAGCACAAGATCGAGGTGGTCGGCTTCGACAACAAGGCCAGCCCTCAGGAGTCGCTCACGCAGCTGAAGGCCGTGATCGACCAGGGCTACCGCTACATCACGCAGGGCAACGGCTCGGGCGTGGGCCTCGCGCTGCTGGATGCGGTCAACAAGCACAACGAACGCAATCCCGGCAAGGAGGTGGTGTTCCTCAACTACGCCGCGATCGACCCGGATATGACCAACAGTAAGTGCAGCTTCTGGCACTTCCGTTTCGACGCCAATTCGGACATGAAGATGGAAGCGCTGACGTCGTATATGGCGCCGAACAAGGACATCAAGAGCGTCTACATCATCGGCCAGAACTACGCCTTCGGCCAGGCGGTCAGCCGCGCAGCCAAGGACTACCTGAAGCGCAAGCGGCCGGACATCAAGATCGCCGGCGACGATTTGCATCCGATCGCGCAAGTGAAGGATTTTTCGCCGTACATCGCCAAGATCAAGGCGTCGGGCGCCGACACGGTCGTCACCGGCAACTGGGGCGCCGACCTGGCGCTGCTTATCCGCGCGGCCAAGGACGCCGACCTGAAGGCCAATTTCTACACCTATTACGGCGCCACGACCGGCGTGCCGACGGCGATGGGCGCGGCCGGCGCCGAGCACGTGAAGATCGTCGGCAACTGGATGGCCAACAACGAGGCGCTGAAGGGCAGGGAGATCGTCGAGGCGTACCGGAAGAAGTACAACGACGACTTCTACACCGCGCAGACGCACAGCAGCATCGGCATGCTGTCGCAGGCGATCAAGGCCGCCAAATCGACCGATCCGGTGAAGGTGGCGTTTGCGATGGAGGGGGCACGGTTCAACAGCTTGAATGGCGAAGTAATGATGAACAAGGCGGACCATCAGCTGCAGCAGCCGCTGTACATCGGCACCTGGACCAAGGTGAACGGCAAGGACGTGAAGTTCGACCAGGAGAACACCGGTTACGGCTGGAAGATGGACAAGAAGATCGACGCGTACATGGCGGGGCAGCCGACGTCGTGCCAGATGAAGCGGCCAGGGGCCTAA